One region of Eupeodes corollae chromosome 1, idEupCoro1.1, whole genome shotgun sequence genomic DNA includes:
- the LOC129952197 gene encoding uncharacterized protein LOC129952197 produces the protein MIYSEVVLMKQYHKTQIDALVAKNIESDKKILALEEKVNNLEQQLLANCIEIYNVPNNNNTLTNVDIALKVLCDGLNVNINKADIDQCYMKKITTKPSSNANATNKNVKSTNTNILRVKLVSQLMKEKIMKTKRERRDQLTTNLFDAKRKSENIFVNDCLTYETRQLLNKALSLKTEMGFKYVWTKNGRVYMRRSEGDKPVRIFCAADFDKI, from the coding sequence ATGATTTATTCTGAAGTTGTCTTGATGAAACAATATCACAAGACACAAATCGATGCACTTGTCGCCAAGAACATTGAAAgtgataaaaaaatacttgcaCTAGAAGAAAAGGTCAACAACCTAGAGCAACAGCTTCTTGCGAACTGCATTGAAATTTATAACGTTCCAAATAACAACAACACCTTAACGAACGTTGATATCGCTCTCAAAGTCTTGTGCGATGGTTTAAACGTAAACATAAACAAAGCAGACATTGATCAAtgttatatgaaaaaaataacaacaaaaccaTCTTCTAATGCTAATGCTactaacaaaaatgtaaagagCACCAACACCAACATTCTTCGTGTAAAATTGGTTTCACAACTGATGAAGGAAAAGatcatgaaaacaaaaagagaaagaagaGATCAGCTTACAACTAATTTGTTTGATGCGAAAAGaaaatcagaaaatatttttgtgaacgaTTGCTTAACATATGAGACTCGCCAATTGCTTAACAAGGCATTATCACTGAAAACTGAGATGGGATTTAAATATGTTTGGACTAAGAATGGGAGAGTTTATATGCGTAGGAGTGAGGGTGACAAACCAGTAAGAATATTTTGTGCTgctgattttgataaaatatga